The Panicum virgatum strain AP13 chromosome 5K, P.virgatum_v5, whole genome shotgun sequence genome has a window encoding:
- the LOC120705488 gene encoding tRNase Z TRZ3, mitochondrial, with the protein MPQVAAPLRLRLLLPLSQTLAPSPLLHLSRRLFTSSSFPSLGCAASLRALAYRGRHHHPRRGSSTLRKAPREEMAGGGDKEVAFNRKRAEGMDVGKRGSMELKARKLNPVNTTCYVQILGTGMDTQDTSPSILLFFDKQRFIFNAGEGLQRFCTEHKIKLSKIDHIFLTRVCSETAGGLPGLVLTLAGIGDEGMSVNIWGPSDLDFLAGAMRSFIPNRAMLHTHSFGAECNASSSQPKDSFIILDDEVVRISAMFVKPKYQNGAGSLNDIDLKPGDTAIVYACELPEIKGKFDPAKAAALGLRPGPKYRELQLGNSVQSDQFDEMVHPSDVLGPSIPGPAVLLVDCPTQYHMPELFSLQPLSSFYEDSSNQRESGKKVNCIIHLGPSSVTKSVDYQNWMKRFGETQHIMAGHEIKNMEIPILKGSARISSRLNFVCPQLFPSSGFWSVKPANDVMENDKSTSLEAYGIVSAQNLLKFHLRPYAQLGLDSASIPSLFTYKDIVEELVSEIPEVREVPEQVLKFWQNNAIVKNIPPAGSCMLMVEEPWIGQKSDKLVDGSPNHPRDNQKIPCCVEDASREDMEITFLGTGSSQPSKYRNVSSIYINLFAQGGILLDCGEGTLGQLKRRFGVNGADEAVKNLRCIWISHIHADHHTGLARVLALRSKLLKGMPHKPLLVIGPRPLERFLSAYSTLEDLDMQFLDCRNTLKPSVEAFLSENVTGSATPQLENTMFAPGSRMENYNRKPASPRDTTALANFKEVLQESGLDILYSVPVVHCPQAFGVVLRATEKVNSAGKVIPGWKVVYSGDTRPCPALIDASRDATVLIHEATFEDSMKDEAIARNHSTTKEAIEVGTSAGAYRIILTHFSQRYPKIPVIDEVDMEKTCIAFDLMSVNLADLPVLPKVLPHLKVLFKDEMVVEEADEIQEAAVY; encoded by the exons ATGCCGCAGGtggccgcccctctccgcctccgcctcctcctccccctctcccaaaccctagccccctcccccctcctccacctctcgcgccgcctcttcacctcctcctccttcccctccttGGGGTGCGCCGCCAGCCTCCGCGCCCTCGCCTACCGCGGCCGCCACCATCacccccgccgcgggagcagcaCGCTCCGGAAGGCGCCCAGGGAGGAGATGGCCGGCGGAGGGGATAAGGAGGTGGCCTTCAACAGGAAGCGGGCGGAGGGGATGGACGTCGGGAAGCGCGGGAGCATGGAGCTCAAGGCCCGCAAGCTCAACCCCGTCAACACCACCTGCTACGTGCAG ATACTTGGTACAGGGATGGACACCCAGGACACTTCACCTTCTATTTTACTCTTCTTTGACAAACAAAGGTTTATATTTAATGCGGGAGAG GGTCTTCAACGTTTCTGTACTGAACACAAGATAAAGTTATCAAAG ATTGACCATATCTTTTTGACTCGCGTGTGCTCAGAAACTGCAGGGGGCCTTCCAG GCCTGGTGCTAACTCTGGCAGGCATAGGAGATGAGGGCATGTCG GTGAACATATGGGGCCCTTCTGACCTTGACTTTCTAGCTGGGGCAATGAGATCTTTTATACCAAATAGAGCAATGCTCCACACACATAGCTTTGGTGCCGAATGCAATGCATCTTCTTCACAACCTAAGGACTCTTTTATTATTCTTGATGATGAAGTAGTTAGGATATCAGCAATGTTTGTCAAACCAAAGTACCAAAATGGAGCTGGTAGCTTGAATGATATTGACTTGAAGCCAGGTGATACTGCTATAGTCTATGCATGTGAATTGCCAGAAATTAAGGGAAAGTTTGACCCTGCTAAGGCTGCTGCCCTTGGTCTGAGGCCTGGGCCCAAGTATCGAGAACTTCAACTTGGGAACTCTGTGCAGTCTGATCAGTTCGACGAAATG GTTCATCCAAGTGATGTTCTTGGGCCGTCAATTCCTGGACCAGCTGTTCTTCTGGTGGATTGCCCTACACAATATCATATGCCAGAACTTTTCTCACTGCAACCCCTTAGCTCCTTTTATGAAGACTCTTCGAACCAAAGAGAGAGTGgcaagaaagtaaattgcataATCCACTTAGGTCCATCCTCCGTGACTAAATCTGTTGACTATCAGAACTGGATGAAAAGATTTGGTGAAACGCAACATATCATGGCAGGACATGAAAT TAAAAACATGGAAATTCCTATCTTGAAAGGTAGTGCAAGAATATCGTCGCGCCTCAATTTTGTATGCCCTCAGTTATTCCCATCCTCTGGGTTTTGGTCTGTGAAACCTGCAAATGATGTCATGGAGAATGATAAG AGTACTTCGTTGGAAGCCTATGGAATTGTGTCTGCGCAAAATCTGCTCAAG TTTCATCTGCGTCCATATGCTCAACTGGGGTTGGATAGTGCTTCTATTCCAAGTTTGTTCACCTACAAGGATATTGTAGAAGAGCTTGTGTCTGAGATCCCAGAGGTTAGGGAAGTTCCTGAACAGGTTCTCAAATTCTGGCAAAATAATGCGATTGTCAAAAATATACCACCAGCAGGCAGTTGTATGCTGATGGTTGAAGAGCCATGGATCGGTCAGAAATCAGATAAGCTAGTTGACGGCAGCCCAAACCATCCACGGGACAATCAGAAGATCCCTTGTTGTGTGGAGGATGCATCAAGGGAAGATATGGAGATTACATTTTTGGGTACAGGTTCATCTCAGCCTTCAAAATATCGGAACGTAAGTTCTATATATATTAACTTGTTTGCTCAAGGAGGTATACTTCTTGATTGTGGTGAAGGAACTTTAGGACAACTAAAGAGGAG GTTTGGTGTAAATGGTGCCGATGAAGCTGTAAAAAATTTGAGGTGTATTTGGATTTCGCATATTCATGCTGACCACCACACAGGGTTAGCTAGAGTTCTTGCTCTAAGGTCTAAATTGTTAAAAGGGATGCCTCATAAACCCTTGCTTGTGATTGGGCCAAGACCACTTGAGAGATTCCTAAGTGCTTATTCAACACTTGAAGATCTTGACATGCAATTCCTAGACTGCAGGAATACTTTGAAGCCTAGCGTCGAGGCTTTTCTCAGTGAAAATGTTACTGGATCAGCCACACCTCAACTAGAGAACACGATGTTTGCCCCTGGAAGTAGAATGGAGAACTACAACAGGAAGCCTGCAAGTCCAAGGGATACCACAGCTCTTGCTAATTTTAAAGAAGTTCTGCAGGAATCAGGCTTGGACATTCTGTACAGTGTCCCTGTAGTACACTGTCCACAGGCATTTGGCGTTGTTTTGAGAGCCACAGAGAAGGTGAACAGTGCTGGAAAGGTTATTCCAGGCTGGAAGGTTGTATATTCTGGTGACACACGGCCCTGTCCAGCTCTTATAGATGCATCCAGAGATGCAACAGTGCTAATACATGAG GCAACATTTGAGGACAGTATGAAGGACGAAGCAATCGCGAGGAACCATAGCACAACAAAGGAGGCAATAGAAGTAGGCACATCAGCTGGAGCATACCGGATCATTTTGACCCACTTCAGCCAGCGATACCCAAAAATCCCAGTTATTGATGAGGTTGACATGGAGAAGACGTGCATTGCCTTTGACCTGATGAGTGTAAACCTTGCGGATTTGCCTGTCTTGCCCAAGGTTCTGCCACACCTGAAGGTCCTATTCAAGGACGAGATGGTAGTTGAGGAAGCTGATGAGATCCAAGAGGCTGCTGTGTACTGA